A stretch of the Poseidonibacter antarcticus genome encodes the following:
- the rny gene encoding ribonuclease Y — MEYIIGCIVIAFISAVSSIIIVRKIDRAKFQVFIEQAKAKAKVIEHEAEVSLKDSQLKAKVECDKEFRNARRDYESMLAKIERKEKELNEHLEKELGIIKSEKEEIIEKNKKITTIKEGLEKQRKTYEVKTLEAIKILENACGLTVDEAKELMIKKVKEDSRAQIASIFRKKYKIAEANTKNEINNMLSHAVTRYAGEFAAERLINNLPIKDDETKGKIIGKEGRNIKALEMLLGVDIIIDDTPNTITISSFNLYRRAIATRTIKDLLEDGRIQPARIEEIFNKVKKEFDANILKEGEDVILELGIKTMHPELIKLVGRLRYRASYGQNALAHTLEVSHLAGLLAAQMGGDAILARRAGLLHDIGKALTHEMPGSHVDLGAEICRRYDEPDTVINAIYAHHGHEEPINVESAAVCAADALSAARPGARREVLESFLKRVEEVENISTSKTGVLNAFAINAGREVRVIVKAQLVNDDEAVILASEIAKEIEEKVQYPGEIKVNVIRELRAQSYAR; from the coding sequence ATGGAATATATTATTGGATGTATTGTAATAGCATTTATTAGTGCAGTATCAAGCATAATAATTGTTAGAAAAATTGATAGAGCTAAGTTTCAAGTGTTTATTGAACAAGCAAAAGCAAAAGCAAAAGTGATTGAGCATGAGGCTGAAGTTTCTTTAAAAGATTCGCAGTTAAAAGCAAAAGTTGAGTGTGATAAAGAGTTTAGAAATGCAAGACGTGATTATGAATCTATGCTTGCAAAAATTGAGAGAAAAGAAAAAGAATTAAACGAACATCTTGAAAAAGAACTAGGAATAATTAAATCTGAAAAAGAAGAGATTATTGAAAAAAACAAGAAAATAACAACAATTAAAGAGGGTTTAGAAAAACAAAGAAAAACTTATGAAGTAAAAACTTTGGAAGCGATAAAAATTCTTGAAAATGCATGTGGTCTTACAGTTGATGAGGCTAAAGAATTAATGATTAAAAAAGTTAAAGAAGATTCAAGAGCACAAATAGCTTCAATTTTTAGAAAAAAATATAAAATTGCAGAGGCAAATACAAAAAATGAAATTAATAATATGCTATCTCATGCAGTTACAAGATATGCAGGAGAGTTTGCAGCTGAGCGATTAATCAATAATTTACCAATTAAAGATGATGAAACAAAGGGTAAGATTATTGGTAAAGAGGGACGAAATATTAAAGCTCTTGAAATGTTATTAGGTGTAGATATTATTATTGATGATACTCCAAATACTATTACTATTTCTTCATTTAACCTTTATAGACGGGCTATTGCTACACGAACTATTAAAGATTTATTAGAAGATGGTAGAATTCAACCAGCAAGAATTGAAGAGATTTTTAATAAAGTGAAAAAAGAGTTTGATGCTAATATTTTAAAAGAGGGTGAAGATGTAATACTAGAACTTGGTATTAAAACAATGCATCCTGAACTTATCAAATTAGTTGGAAGACTTAGATATAGAGCATCTTATGGACAAAATGCCTTAGCTCATACTTTAGAAGTATCACATTTAGCTGGATTATTAGCTGCTCAAATGGGTGGAGATGCAATTTTAGCAAGACGTGCTGGATTATTACATGATATTGGAAAAGCTTTAACTCATGAAATGCCAGGTTCTCACGTAGACCTAGGTGCTGAAATTTGTAGAAGATATGATGAACCTGATACTGTAATAAATGCTATTTATGCACATCACGGTCATGAAGAACCTATAAATGTAGAAAGTGCAGCTGTTTGTGCTGCGGATGCTTTAAGTGCTGCAAGACCAGGAGCAAGAAGAGAAGTATTGGAAAGTTTCTTAAAAAGAGTGGAAGAAGTAGAAAATATTTCAACTTCAAAAACAGGAGTTTTAAATGCCTTTGCAATTAATGCAGGACGTGAAGTTCGAGTTATTGTAAAAGCACAATTAGTAAACGATGATGAAGCTGTTA
- a CDS encoding 5-formyltetrahydrofolate cyclo-ligase, with product MELNHKSDFRKSCIKRLKFTSVTSKYYKDKIVLKKLENFINRSKAKNILLYIPLGIEVDVKPLINKLRKIKNKNVYVPYMEGDSFKIVKYRLPLQKKKFGIEETNNSFFKAAQIDLAIVPIVGVDAIAKRIGFGKGMYDRFFGRLSYKPTLVFTQLILCQSDKILSESYDIQADYIITN from the coding sequence ATGGAATTAAATCACAAAAGTGATTTTAGAAAATCGTGTATAAAAAGATTAAAGTTTACAAGTGTAACTTCAAAGTATTATAAAGACAAAATTGTCCTTAAAAAATTAGAAAATTTTATAAATAGAAGCAAAGCAAAAAATATTTTATTATATATACCTTTAGGTATAGAAGTTGATGTTAAACCATTAATAAATAAATTAAGAAAAATAAAAAATAAAAATGTTTATGTTCCTTATATGGAAGGTGATAGTTTTAAGATAGTTAAATATAGATTACCTCTACAAAAAAAGAAATTTGGAATAGAAGAAACGAATAACTCTTTTTTTAAAGCAGCGCAAATTGATTTAGCCATAGTACCTATTGTGGGAGTAGATGCTATTGCTAAGAGAATTGGCTTTGGAAAAGGAATGTATGATAGATTTTTTGGTAGATTATCTTATAAACCAACACTAGTTTTTACACAATTAATACTTTGTCAAAGTGACAAAATTTTATCTGAAAGTTACGATATTCAAGCAGATTATATAATAACTAATTAA
- a CDS encoding TlpA family protein disulfide reductase has translation MQFKTLASLSILSILFFTGCDSKTDGEQSNKTDTKKEVTVKKDFVLKTTDNLDLNVKIQGDKIIFKDYPEKIILLNFFATWCPPCKAEIPNLVNLQNKYANDLKIVSVLLEQDKSNEIINEFINKYKINYQVTNSDENFALSTGLGEIKSIPTMILIDKDSTIFQKYVGIVPSEMMEIDIKKILEK, from the coding sequence ATGCAGTTTAAAACATTAGCATCTTTATCAATTTTATCAATTTTATTTTTTACAGGATGTGATTCAAAAACAGATGGTGAACAATCAAATAAAACAGATACTAAAAAAGAAGTAACAGTAAAAAAAGACTTTGTATTAAAAACAACAGATAATTTAGATTTAAATGTAAAAATTCAAGGAGATAAAATAATTTTCAAAGATTATCCTGAAAAAATTATATTATTAAACTTTTTTGCAACATGGTGTCCACCTTGTAAAGCAGAGATTCCTAATTTAGTTAATCTACAAAATAAATATGCAAATGATTTAAAAATAGTTTCAGTTTTATTAGAACAAGATAAATCAAATGAAATTATAAATGAATTTATAAATAAATATAAAATTAATTATCAAGTGACAAATAGTGATGAGAATTTTGCATTATCAACAGGATTAGGAGAAATAAAATCAATTCCAACTATGATTTTAATTGATAAAGATTCAACAATATTTCAAAAATATGTAGGAATTGTTCCTTCTGAAATGATGGAAATTGATATCAAAAAAATTCTTGAGAAATAA
- the ftsY gene encoding signal recognition particle-docking protein FtsY, which yields MFSFFKKKKKEEPKEELPKEVIEEKIEEKVQEIVEEVKELEKEVVEEVKEKIIEPIKEEIKEVEEKKGFFSRALEKTFSSIKTVIPTKKEKIDFDDIEEMLIEADMEYEIIEKAMDGLPAEITRKQLRHRLVMLFEHAPDVDLSNLPKPFVRLIIGVNGAGKTTTIAKLAYKAKQDGKSVILGAGDTFRAAAIEQLSTWADRLDVPIIKTKQGHDSSAVAYDTISSAIAKDIDNVIIDTAGRLQTQKNLNNELIKIVKVCSKAKENAPHQKLMILDGTQGNTAIAQAKAFNEMVGIDGIIVTKLDGTAKGGALFSISNQLELPIFFVGVGEQKEDLIEFSPDAFVDSLLDEIYTEEK from the coding sequence ATGTTTAGTTTTTTTAAAAAGAAAAAGAAAGAAGAACCAAAAGAAGAACTTCCCAAAGAAGTTATAGAAGAAAAGATTGAAGAAAAAGTTCAAGAAATTGTAGAAGAAGTAAAAGAACTTGAAAAAGAAGTGGTTGAAGAAGTAAAAGAAAAAATAATTGAACCTATTAAAGAAGAAATAAAAGAAGTAGAAGAGAAAAAAGGTTTCTTTTCAAGAGCTTTAGAAAAAACATTTTCAAGTATTAAAACAGTTATTCCAACAAAAAAAGAAAAAATTGATTTTGATGATATTGAAGAAATGCTAATTGAAGCAGATATGGAATATGAAATTATTGAAAAAGCAATGGATGGATTACCTGCTGAAATTACAAGAAAACAGTTAAGACACAGACTTGTAATGCTTTTTGAACATGCACCTGATGTTGATTTAAGTAATTTACCAAAACCATTTGTAAGACTTATTATTGGAGTAAATGGAGCTGGTAAAACTACAACAATCGCTAAATTAGCCTATAAAGCTAAACAAGATGGGAAAAGTGTGATTTTAGGAGCTGGAGATACATTTAGAGCAGCTGCAATTGAACAACTTTCAACATGGGCCGATAGATTAGATGTTCCAATTATCAAAACAAAACAAGGTCATGACTCTTCAGCTGTAGCTTATGATACTATTTCATCAGCAATTGCAAAAGACATTGATAATGTAATTATTGATACAGCAGGACGATTACAAACACAAAAAAATCTTAATAATGAACTTATTAAAATTGTAAAAGTTTGTTCAAAAGCAAAAGAAAATGCTCCACATCAAAAACTAATGATTTTAGATGGAACACAAGGAAATACAGCAATCGCACAAGCAAAAGCTTTTAATGAAATGGTTGGTATTGATGGAATTATTGTTACAAAACTTGATGGAACTGCAAAAGGTGGAGCATTATTTTCTATTTCAAATCAACTTGAACTTCCAATATTCTTTGTAGGAGTTGGTGAACAAAAAGAGGATTTAATCGAATTTAGTCCTGATGCATTTGTAGATTCACTATTAGATGAGATTTATACAGAAGAAAAATAG